AGCAGCCTGCAAAAAAGCTTCGATTTGCTCTTTTTTTATCGTCATTTGCGCTTCGATATGTAACATTTCTCAACAACTTCTTTCAGATTTGATAGTTCGATTAATTTCGAACTATCATAATATAACATAGCAGCAACTTCCGCGCAATTAAAATGCAAGTTATGATATGATATTTATATGAAAAAGTTAAATGAGCTATCAAAATCAGATTTATTATTAATTTTCCAAGCACTTAGTGACCCAATCCGTCTCGATATTTTCCTATGTTTACTGAAAAGCAAAGAGAAACGCTTCTCTGGAACAACTTACAATATTTCCAAATCAACCATGTCACACCATATTAAATTGCTTAAAGAGGCACAACTGATTAATTTAAGAAAGGAAGGGACAACACATATTTATTCGGTAAACGAAGAATTAGTGGACGCAATTGGCTACTTCTTTGATACATGCAAAAACAAATACTAATAACTTCATTTCAAAAACTATTAACCTTATTAACATTTTGATATAATTTAAATATCAACTTACTTAAGGATGTGGTTTTTTTAGTGAAGAAAATATTAATTAGGTCAGGCATGCGGCCCACGAATGTATATATGCCGGAAGACCTCTATTTAAAAGATCGGACAGGTTTTAACAACGGCAACCTTGCTTATCAATACAGTATTTATCGAGCCTTATGGAATGACGATGTAGAAATACACGCAGATGGGCTGTCATCTAATCCTAACCTCGCAGAAAAAATCAATGAAAATTACGACCTCTATGTTATGCCTTTAGCAGACGCGTTTCGAGATGACTTCAGGCCCATACTCCGCAATTACACCCAACTTATACGCAAATTAAAAATCCCCGTCGTCGTTACGGGCGTAGGCTTACGAGCGAATTATGAACCACAACTAGATGAGGGTTTTGCTTTTGATGAAGATGTTACTAACTTTGTAAAAGCAGTCCTAGAAAAATCAGCTCAAATTGGAGTCCGCGGACAAATCACAGCAGATTATTTAAAAAAACTAGGCTTTAACGATGACCTCGACTTTCGAGTAATTGGTTGTCCTTCCCTCTATACATTCGGACGAGAAATAAAAATTAGAGATTTACACTTAACAAATCAATCCTCCATCGCGATTAACGCATCTCCAACCTCTTCAGAAACTGCTATCCACTTTTTAAATAACATGATTACTACATACAAAGACTATCACTTTATCCCCCAACACCTAGACGAATTCCATTTAATGTACGCTGGTGGTCCAGATATTACTAGCGATATCAAAGACTATCCCACAAACATCGAACATAAATATTATAAAGAAGGTCGTGTAAAATATTTTACTAGTATGCCTAGTTGGTATGATTTTGTGAAAAATATTGATTTTAGTATTGGTTCTCGCTTGCACGGAAACGTTATTCCTACAATAGTTGGAACACCTAATATTTCTTTTGTACAAGATGCCCGAATGCGCGAACTAGCTACCTACCACGCCCTTCCTCACGTCACAATAGACGAACTAGAGCGAACCAACAATATTCAAGATTTACTCGGTAAAGTCGATTTGAAATCTGCTGAAAAAGTGCAAGCGCAAAATTTCGATAATTACATTGATTTCTTAGACACAAACGGGCTAAATCACATCTATAAACATGACAAAAACAGAAAATCTGCCCCAATGGACGAACTTATTCAATCCATTAATTTCCCCACTAGCCCAGAAGTCATTTCCACATTAAATCCAACAGAGATGCTAAATCGAGTAAAATTTTCTGCTAATCTATTAAAAGAAAGGCATGATTTTAGCACCAAATATCGAGTAAATACCGTTAATAACCAACTTACCCAACTGAGAAAAACTACCGCGGACCAAAACAAAAAACACCAAGAAAAAAATAAACACTTAGAAAATGAACTTAAACAAACCAAACAAAAATTACAACTTACAACAAATAAAAATAATGAACTAACTAACAAAATCAAACATTATCAAGGGACTTTAAATCGAAAATCCGTGAAAATGACCTTAAAAGTTGTTAATTCACTAGCAGACGTTAAAAAGAAAGTTTCCAAAAGCTGATACACAAA
Above is a window of Listeria swaminathanii DNA encoding:
- a CDS encoding ArsR/SmtB family transcription factor, translated to MKKLNELSKSDLLLIFQALSDPIRLDIFLCLLKSKEKRFSGTTYNISKSTMSHHIKLLKEAQLINLRKEGTTHIYSVNEELVDAIGYFFDTCKNKY
- a CDS encoding polysaccharide pyruvyl transferase family protein: MRPTNVYMPEDLYLKDRTGFNNGNLAYQYSIYRALWNDDVEIHADGLSSNPNLAEKINENYDLYVMPLADAFRDDFRPILRNYTQLIRKLKIPVVVTGVGLRANYEPQLDEGFAFDEDVTNFVKAVLEKSAQIGVRGQITADYLKKLGFNDDLDFRVIGCPSLYTFGREIKIRDLHLTNQSSIAINASPTSSETAIHFLNNMITTYKDYHFIPQHLDEFHLMYAGGPDITSDIKDYPTNIEHKYYKEGRVKYFTSMPSWYDFVKNIDFSIGSRLHGNVIPTIVGTPNISFVQDARMRELATYHALPHVTIDELERTNNIQDLLGKVDLKSAEKVQAQNFDNYIDFLDTNGLNHIYKHDKNRKSAPMDELIQSINFPTSPEVISTLNPTEMLNRVKFSANLLKERHDFSTKYRVNTVNNQLTQLRKTTADQNKKHQEKNKHLENELKQTKQKLQLTTNKNNELTNKIKHYQGTLNRKSVKMTLKVVNSLADVKKKVSKS